A portion of the Cryptomeria japonica chromosome 5, Sugi_1.0, whole genome shotgun sequence genome contains these proteins:
- the LOC131876104 gene encoding uncharacterized protein LOC131876104 has translation MKYAWRTRSSSRKNMSTKIDETVGPEKTIGELLKQVKVQMRKVELLKNDTNFGIREGLGVVPLEEVHPARVAIGKVPGEGTKDKYEKGKDDGGTSTSTHSPPDTTTTSTQPPPTATTQAPILTSSTTAIPVTSPMSH, from the coding sequence ATGAAGTATGCCTGGAGAACCAGGTCAAGTTCAAGAAAGAATATGTCCACTAAAATAGATGAGACTGTTGGACCTGAAAAAACCATAGGAGAGCTTTTGAAACAAGTCAAGGTACAAATGAGAAAGGTTGAATTATTGAAAAACGACACAAATTTTGGAATAAGGGAAGGGCTAGGAGTTGTGCCACTAGAAGAAGTACATCCTGCTAGGGTTGCTATTGGGAAGGTACCAGGAGAAGGCACTAAGGATAAATATGAGAAAGGAAAAGATGATGGAGGTACATCTACATCTACTCATTCTCCTCCTGATACAACAACGACATCTACTCAACCTCCACCCACTGCAACAACACAGGCTCCaattttgacatcatcaaccacTGCAATCCCTGTGACATCGCCTATGTCTCACTAG